The following coding sequences are from one Pigmentibacter sp. JX0631 window:
- a CDS encoding transporter substrate-binding domain-containing protein has translation MKRNLKILAVSISVLACGSIYAEDITICTQVLPSKTDKLGENQVGGIGGEIITKALAAKKISFKMNWLPWKRAQEETLANSDKQSFIIPFTRNAEREPNYNWVSKLYDAETVFITKKGTTKLNSISEAKGKKIGVLLGSSYETAISNEKNGLNKADIEAVPNDATNAKKLEATKIYAWYTGVIGAIATFNVEKMAIDSFEFGNKIDIEENYIATSKGTAKELVEKVKDAIEAFKKTAEYKTIIKKYTGK, from the coding sequence ATGAAGAGAAATTTAAAAATTTTAGCAGTTTCTATTTCTGTTTTAGCTTGTGGCTCAATATATGCGGAAGATATTACCATTTGTACACAAGTATTACCTTCTAAAACGGATAAATTAGGAGAAAATCAAGTTGGTGGTATAGGTGGTGAAATTATTACAAAAGCATTGGCGGCAAAAAAAATAAGTTTTAAGATGAATTGGTTACCTTGGAAGCGAGCCCAAGAGGAAACTTTAGCTAATAGTGACAAACAATCTTTTATAATACCATTTACAAGAAATGCAGAAAGAGAACCCAACTATAATTGGGTTTCAAAACTTTATGATGCAGAAACTGTATTTATCACAAAAAAAGGAACAACTAAGTTAAATTCTATTTCTGAAGCTAAAGGCAAAAAAATTGGTGTATTGTTAGGTTCTTCTTATGAAACTGCAATTTCAAATGAAAAAAACGGATTAAATAAAGCTGATATTGAAGCTGTACCCAACGATGCAACAAATGCAAAAAAACTGGAAGCAACAAAAATATATGCATGGTATACAGGCGTTATTGGTGCAATTGCTACATTTAATGTAGAAAAAATGGCCATAGATTCTTTTGAATTTGGCAACAAAATAGATATTGAAGAAAATTATATTGCTACTTCTAAAGGAACAGCAAAGGAACTAGTAGAGAAAGTTAAAGATGCAATTGAAGCATTTAAAAAGACTGCTGAATACAAAACTATCATTAAGAAATATACTGGTAAGTAG
- a CDS encoding amino acid ABC transporter ATP-binding protein has product MIEFKGIHKWYNKKLHVLNDINLFVKKGEVVVVCGPSGSGKSTLIRTVNALETVDDGELIVDGTKVTDPKINLNTLRGEIGFVFQQFNLYPHLTVLENITLAPIKVKKINKSAAEKIALDLLNKVGLANKKDSYPAQLSGGQQQRVAIARGLAMQPKIMLFDEPTSALDPEMIGEVLKVMKDLAKGDITMMVVTHEMGFAREVANRIVFIDAGKIVEVSEPNDFFNHPKSERAQQFLKQVLTPMQA; this is encoded by the coding sequence ATGATCGAATTTAAAGGTATTCATAAATGGTACAATAAAAAACTTCACGTTTTAAATGATATAAATTTATTTGTAAAAAAAGGTGAAGTGGTAGTCGTATGTGGTCCATCTGGTTCCGGCAAATCTACTCTTATACGAACTGTTAACGCTCTTGAAACTGTAGACGATGGTGAACTCATCGTTGACGGCACTAAAGTAACAGATCCGAAAATAAATTTAAATACACTGCGAGGAGAAATTGGATTTGTCTTTCAGCAATTTAATCTTTATCCACATTTAACTGTTCTAGAAAACATAACTTTAGCTCCAATTAAAGTGAAAAAAATAAATAAATCCGCAGCTGAAAAAATAGCACTTGATTTACTTAATAAAGTTGGACTTGCAAATAAAAAAGACTCCTATCCTGCGCAACTATCAGGAGGTCAACAACAGAGAGTCGCTATTGCCAGAGGTCTAGCTATGCAACCTAAAATAATGCTTTTTGACGAACCAACCTCGGCACTTGATCCTGAAATGATCGGAGAAGTTTTAAAAGTTATGAAGGATTTAGCAAAAGGCGATATAACAATGATGGTTGTTACTCATGAAATGGGATTCGCTCGTGAAGTTGCTAATAGAATAGTTTTTATTGATGCTGGTAAAATTGTCGAAGTTTCTGAGCCAAATGATTTTTTTAATCATCCTAAATCTGAAAGAGCGCAACAATTTTTAAAGCAAGTTTTAACACCAATGCAAGCTTAA
- a CDS encoding transporter substrate-binding domain-containing protein, whose product MTTFKKYFLTSIIALSTIPFTVFAEDVTIFTHDFPSKTEKWGENQIGGIAGEIISQAFRHKNITFKIIWEPWIRAQEDCLANTDSKSFIIPFTRNADREKKYLWVSKIYNADTVFISYKGTKPINSIEDVKNKKIGVMLATSYETFLLNQKLNKQNIIPAPKDSQNIKALEEKTIDAWYTSVIGALSFLKEQKLNIDYYTFGNKIDTEENYIATTQKTPEKLIHKVKQAIESFKKTPQYAAVVRKYTGKNP is encoded by the coding sequence ATGACAACTTTTAAAAAATATTTTTTGACGTCTATTATAGCTTTATCAACTATTCCATTTACAGTTTTTGCAGAAGATGTAACTATATTCACTCATGATTTTCCTTCTAAAACTGAAAAATGGGGGGAGAATCAAATTGGTGGAATAGCTGGTGAAATTATTTCTCAAGCGTTCAGACATAAAAATATTACATTTAAAATTATTTGGGAGCCATGGATTAGAGCACAAGAAGACTGTCTGGCAAATACTGACAGTAAATCTTTTATAATACCATTTACAAGAAATGCTGATAGAGAAAAAAAATATTTATGGGTTTCGAAAATTTATAATGCTGATACCGTTTTTATTAGTTATAAAGGTACAAAACCCATTAATTCAATTGAAGATGTAAAAAATAAAAAAATAGGTGTAATGTTAGCAACTTCATATGAAACATTTTTGTTAAATCAAAAGTTAAATAAACAAAATATTATTCCAGCTCCAAAAGATTCACAGAATATAAAAGCATTAGAAGAAAAAACAATTGATGCATGGTATACATCTGTAATTGGAGCTCTTAGTTTTTTGAAAGAGCAAAAATTAAATATAGATTATTATACATTTGGGAATAAAATTGATACTGAAGAAAATTATATAGCTACGACTCAAAAAACCCCAGAAAAACTTATTCATAAAGTAAAACAAGCAATTGAAAGCTTTAAAAAAACACCACAATATGCTGCAGTCGTGCGAAAGTATACCGGAAAAAATCCTTAA
- a CDS encoding transporter substrate-binding domain-containing protein, protein MKKYIALFIFTLIIDLTSQANEFNDLKIYTENNPPYVLVNEKNEISGLVGEKVVKALKKLKIENEVKIEVVPWARALIEAKKQKNVMIFPFVKTKERLGIFNFAILAYKQTLNFYKLRDAKGIEVHNLEDAKKYTTCVVRNDYRHEHLLQANFSKIEETAQQTQNVQKFLNKRCELIIIAEEGLKAKLKELYSNMSIVEKVLEVPEFDGNIYIAFSPGSDSFIINKFKEVTEK, encoded by the coding sequence ATGAAAAAATACATTGCTTTGTTTATTTTCACATTAATAATAGATCTGACATCCCAAGCAAATGAATTTAACGATTTAAAAATATACACAGAAAATAATCCTCCTTATGTTCTAGTTAATGAAAAAAATGAGATTTCAGGATTAGTTGGGGAAAAAGTAGTAAAAGCATTAAAAAAATTAAAAATTGAAAACGAAGTAAAAATTGAAGTTGTTCCTTGGGCAAGGGCTTTAATAGAGGCAAAAAAACAAAAAAATGTAATGATATTTCCATTTGTAAAAACAAAAGAACGTTTAGGTATTTTTAATTTTGCAATTCTTGCTTATAAACAAACATTAAATTTTTATAAATTAAGAGATGCTAAAGGAATTGAAGTTCATAATTTAGAAGATGCAAAAAAATACACCACCTGTGTAGTACGAAATGATTACAGACATGAGCATTTACTACAAGCAAATTTTAGTAAAATTGAGGAAACAGCACAACAAACTCAAAATGTGCAAAAATTTTTAAATAAACGGTGTGAGTTAATCATTATAGCAGAAGAAGGTCTTAAAGCAAAATTAAAGGAACTTTATAGCAATATGAGTATAGTTGAAAAAGTTCTTGAAGTACCAGAGTTTGATGGAAATATTTACATAGCCTTCAGTCCAGGAAGCGACTCATTTATAATTAATAAATTCAAAGAAGTAACTGAAAAGTAA
- a CDS encoding methyl-accepting chemotaxis protein — protein MNFSNVSLNLKILIVVIPIIILSLSIYFIYSILDTKGQLQEEFDHSISNSLVILKPSLSANIYNLEKQNVLNSIKGLFINENIVKVFIFGEKKTLFTGATKKDSNTVDEITNDVKLTNFTKIDDLKSIKGVETISISSNKRIYISAIIDKESNRFDGVILVESELTHLNKQIYKMIFTAVLGLISCIILISVLSFLIVKKFVSAPLQLLTKKIGSQSDELNSTNKELSKAFVKVSELSKSQSEAMDQIQNQMDEMVKMIDKTKKNADECIQIVDSLNNKTKEGNHIVDLMISAVGKIGKSSDNLQNISKIIKDISAKARVINNIVSKTELLSLNASIEAARAGPMGKGFSVVAEEVGNLAQMSGKAAKEIDQLISESQKAAEVVIKDMNNSVFELKDNSKNVSNSFQAISSEVVNIYNNTKEIQESTTQQSSSIGSVVSSVNIASSINSETYDQMNALIKYAKEIDIQCDKLKDIMDLMNLIIQGHKEKRN, from the coding sequence ATGAATTTTTCAAATGTGTCTCTTAACCTTAAAATTTTAATTGTTGTAATACCTATTATCATTTTATCATTAAGTATTTATTTTATCTACTCTATTTTAGATACAAAAGGACAATTGCAAGAAGAATTTGATCACTCCATTTCTAATTCTCTTGTTATATTAAAACCCTCCCTTTCAGCTAATATTTATAATTTAGAAAAACAAAATGTCTTAAACTCAATTAAAGGTTTATTTATAAATGAAAATATTGTTAAAGTATTTATTTTTGGGGAAAAAAAGACTTTATTTACTGGAGCTACGAAAAAAGATAGCAATACTGTTGATGAAATAACGAATGATGTTAAACTTACAAACTTTACTAAAATAGATGATTTAAAAAGTATAAAAGGTGTTGAAACTATTTCTATTTCTTCAAATAAAAGAATTTACATATCGGCAATTATTGATAAAGAATCGAATAGATTTGACGGAGTTATTTTAGTAGAATCAGAATTAACCCATTTAAATAAACAAATTTATAAAATGATTTTCACGGCAGTACTTGGTTTAATAAGCTGTATTATTTTAATTTCTGTTCTTTCTTTTCTTATAGTGAAAAAATTTGTTTCAGCTCCATTGCAATTACTTACAAAGAAAATTGGGAGTCAGTCTGATGAATTGAACTCAACAAACAAGGAGCTTAGTAAAGCATTTGTTAAAGTCTCTGAATTATCAAAATCACAAAGTGAAGCAATGGATCAAATTCAAAATCAAATGGATGAAATGGTAAAAATGATTGATAAAACCAAAAAAAATGCTGATGAATGTATTCAAATTGTGGATAGTCTAAATAATAAAACAAAAGAGGGAAATCATATTGTTGACTTAATGATTTCGGCTGTGGGCAAAATTGGTAAATCAAGTGACAATTTGCAAAATATTTCAAAAATAATTAAAGATATATCTGCGAAAGCAAGAGTTATTAATAATATAGTCTCAAAAACAGAATTGCTTTCGTTAAATGCTTCTATTGAAGCGGCAAGAGCTGGACCTATGGGGAAAGGGTTTTCTGTAGTAGCAGAAGAAGTTGGAAATTTAGCTCAAATGAGTGGAAAAGCTGCAAAAGAAATTGATCAATTAATTTCAGAAAGCCAAAAAGCAGCTGAAGTTGTAATAAAAGACATGAATAATAGTGTTTTTGAGTTGAAAGATAATTCCAAAAATGTTTCTAATTCTTTCCAAGCCATATCTTCTGAAGTGGTTAATATTTATAATAATACAAAAGAAATTCAAGAATCAACAACCCAACAAAGTTCCAGTATTGGTTCAGTTGTAAGCTCCGTCAACATTGCAAGTTCTATCAATTCTGAAACTTATGATCAGATGAATGCTTTAATAAAATATGCAAAAGAAATTGATATACAGTGTGATAAATTGAAAGACATTATGGATTTAATGAATTTAATTATTCAGGGTCACAAAGAAAAAAGAAATTAA
- a CDS encoding amino acid ABC transporter permease, with amino-acid sequence MSSYQFDFSILLTEKYTNMLVSGLVTTIELSVISCVLAFFLGLNLAVMRLAHFSPIRIFAQCYLEFFRNTPLIVQLFFWYFGSYQVLPTVVNDWLNTMNFEFAAAVIALTFYTSAFIAEDIRSGISSIPKEQMEAARSSGFSYVRSMHYIILPQAVRLTIPPLINQFLNLAKNSSMAMVIGVAEITYQARQIESQSFKSFEAFFAATLIYVCFSFVISGIITIYDKKVLNPIGKGTV; translated from the coding sequence ATGTCTTCTTATCAATTTGATTTCTCTATTCTACTAACAGAAAAATATACGAATATGTTAGTAAGTGGACTTGTCACAACAATTGAACTATCTGTCATTTCATGTGTACTTGCGTTTTTTCTAGGGTTAAATTTAGCAGTAATGCGTCTAGCACATTTTAGTCCTATAAGAATATTTGCTCAATGTTACCTTGAATTTTTTAGAAATACACCTCTCATTGTCCAATTATTTTTTTGGTATTTTGGTTCTTATCAAGTATTACCAACCGTTGTTAACGATTGGTTAAATACTATGAATTTTGAATTTGCAGCAGCTGTTATAGCTCTAACATTTTATACTTCTGCTTTTATTGCTGAAGATATTCGATCAGGAATTTCATCAATTCCAAAGGAACAAATGGAAGCAGCAAGAAGTAGTGGTTTTTCATATGTAAGATCTATGCATTATATAATTCTTCCTCAAGCTGTACGTTTAACAATTCCTCCATTGATAAATCAATTTTTAAATCTGGCAAAAAATTCATCTATGGCAATGGTTATTGGTGTTGCAGAAATTACTTACCAAGCGAGACAAATTGAAAGTCAATCATTTAAAAGTTTTGAAGCCTTTTTTGCTGCTACTTTAATTTATGTATGTTTTTCCTTTGTCATTTCTGGAATAATTACAATTTATGACAAAAAAGTTCTAAACCCAATAGGCAAAGGAACTGTTTGA
- a CDS encoding transporter substrate-binding domain-containing protein: MINQKKFILLPLFFFAFTNATAQDISILTENFPSETEKIGENQVSGIGGDIVTKALEAKKISFKMVWSPWKRAQQETLANSDKKSFVIPLTRNSEREASYNWVAKLYDADTAFLTLKANKKLDSIADAKGKKIGVLLGSSYEGFIADAKHGLSKADIEAVPNDATNAKKLDAGKIYGWYSGVIGAVAALKAEKIEISKIEIGKNIDREENYIATAKNTPAELANKVKDAIESFKKTPQYAAIIKKYAGK, from the coding sequence ATGATTAATCAAAAAAAATTTATTTTGTTGCCTTTGTTTTTTTTCGCATTTACGAACGCAACAGCACAAGATATTTCAATTTTAACTGAAAACTTTCCATCAGAGACAGAAAAAATCGGAGAAAATCAAGTTAGTGGAATTGGTGGCGATATTGTTACAAAGGCTTTAGAAGCTAAGAAAATTTCTTTTAAAATGGTTTGGTCACCATGGAAAAGAGCACAACAAGAGACACTTGCTAATTCAGATAAAAAATCATTTGTCATACCTTTAACGCGTAATTCAGAACGGGAGGCAAGTTACAATTGGGTAGCTAAACTTTATGATGCTGATACCGCATTTCTTACGTTAAAAGCAAATAAAAAACTTGATAGTATAGCAGATGCTAAAGGTAAAAAAATAGGTGTTTTACTTGGTTCATCTTATGAAGGCTTTATTGCAGATGCAAAACATGGATTAAGTAAAGCTGATATTGAAGCAGTACCGAACGATGCAACAAATGCAAAAAAACTCGACGCCGGAAAAATATATGGTTGGTATTCGGGAGTAATAGGAGCAGTTGCGGCTCTAAAAGCTGAAAAAATAGAAATTAGCAAAATAGAAATTGGTAAAAATATAGACCGTGAAGAAAATTATATTGCAACAGCTAAAAATACTCCAGCAGAATTGGCAAATAAAGTAAAAGATGCGATAGAAAGCTTTAAAAAGACTCCCCAATATGCGGCAATTATTAAAAAGTATGCTGGAAAATAA
- a CDS encoding transporter substrate-binding domain-containing protein has translation MLNYKKISTLIALFGSCYITNKTNAQDIKIFTENVAGEVERLNNGKVTGIFGEIVTQALESQNIKYEFIWTRWKLAQQKVQENADKKSFILPLTRIPEREKKYIWVAKICDIETFFITKKGNKKINSLKEINDKKIGVQVGTSYEQKILNQKGKAFKDEVASVPYDQLNVKKLLLGEIFAWYTSSISGKANIVAEKIDLNQFEYGSKIDVEENFIATNLKADLKLIEKVAKAFEQFRKTEKYMEIIKKYVPNKN, from the coding sequence ATGCTGAATTATAAAAAAATATCCACACTAATTGCTTTATTTGGCTCTTGTTACATAACAAATAAAACAAATGCTCAAGATATAAAAATTTTTACTGAAAATGTTGCAGGAGAAGTTGAAAGACTGAATAATGGAAAAGTAACTGGAATATTTGGAGAAATAGTTACTCAAGCACTTGAAAGTCAAAATATTAAATATGAATTTATTTGGACAAGATGGAAGTTAGCACAGCAAAAAGTACAAGAAAATGCGGATAAGAAAAGTTTTATCCTACCTTTGACCAGAATTCCTGAAAGAGAAAAAAAATATATTTGGGTAGCTAAAATATGTGATATTGAAACATTCTTTATTACAAAAAAAGGCAACAAAAAAATAAATAGTCTGAAAGAAATTAATGATAAAAAGATTGGTGTCCAAGTAGGTACATCCTATGAGCAGAAAATTTTAAATCAAAAAGGAAAAGCTTTTAAAGATGAAGTAGCTTCAGTTCCATATGATCAATTAAATGTGAAAAAATTACTACTTGGAGAAATTTTTGCCTGGTATACCAGTTCAATATCTGGAAAAGCAAATATAGTTGCTGAGAAGATAGATTTAAATCAGTTTGAATATGGAAGTAAAATTGATGTGGAAGAAAATTTTATTGCAACAAATTTAAAGGCAGATCTTAAATTAATTGAAAAAGTTGCTAAAGCTTTTGAACAGTTTAGAAAAACTGAAAAATATATGGAAATTATAAAAAAATATGTTCCTAATAAAAACTAA
- a CDS encoding POTRA domain-containing protein, producing the protein MCKKLKNILIIISLTTGYFSFAAFAQEKIIKKIEFKSDSDVPEDTLRNIIEMEEGDLYFQSNLDSDIQNLKNTTIFSKVTAEVNEDKEKKVKITFKLEKKWTFIPYFIAGSGGGTSYYSFGLFDSNFLNNLYSFNVNYKIENSESNYSISFIDNYAFKNNFINGTSANIVNKKITYFKNEQKIGFYSFEEHLLNLYSLYKFNKYLNFGGGVAFKEAIKINSQLSNDEIVTNNNNFIKDPTSYSSIGFQSRIQIGKINYQEISQEGILVNNINNSYVSQNSNDENFNDENFQLLGFLELPKLNDSYFGTRIGLQSTNSRNPVNEFYLGGLDKIRGFNYTQLTGRNAYYQNVELRFTLYKNSFIAFQIVPFFDYGNTTEQFDDLFHNIYSSVGLGIRIPLMKINKIALRLDYATTMAPFKMNGFSFGLLQFF; encoded by the coding sequence ATGTGCAAAAAGTTAAAAAACATACTGATAATTATTAGTTTAACAACTGGATATTTTTCTTTTGCTGCATTTGCACAAGAGAAAATTATCAAGAAAATAGAATTCAAGAGTGATTCTGATGTTCCAGAAGATACCTTAAGAAATATAATAGAGATGGAAGAAGGCGATCTTTATTTTCAAAGTAATTTAGATAGCGACATTCAAAACCTAAAAAACACAACTATTTTTAGCAAAGTCACAGCTGAAGTAAATGAGGATAAAGAAAAAAAAGTTAAAATAACTTTTAAACTAGAAAAAAAATGGACCTTTATTCCTTACTTCATTGCAGGATCGGGAGGTGGTACTAGTTATTATTCCTTTGGATTATTTGACTCAAATTTTTTAAATAATCTTTACTCTTTTAATGTAAACTACAAAATAGAAAATAGTGAATCTAACTATAGTATATCTTTCATAGATAATTATGCATTTAAAAACAATTTTATAAATGGAACAAGCGCTAATATTGTAAATAAAAAAATTACCTATTTTAAAAATGAACAAAAAATAGGCTTTTATTCATTCGAAGAACATTTATTAAATTTATATAGTTTATACAAATTTAATAAATATTTAAATTTTGGCGGAGGAGTTGCTTTTAAAGAAGCAATTAAAATAAACTCTCAACTTTCAAATGATGAAATAGTTACAAATAATAATAACTTTATAAAAGACCCAACGAGTTACTCAAGCATTGGATTTCAATCTAGAATACAAATTGGAAAAATAAACTACCAGGAAATATCTCAAGAAGGAATTTTAGTTAATAATATTAATAATTCTTACGTTAGCCAAAATTCAAATGACGAAAACTTTAATGATGAGAATTTTCAATTACTTGGGTTTCTTGAATTGCCTAAATTAAATGACTCATATTTTGGTACAAGAATTGGTTTACAGTCTACCAATTCAAGAAATCCAGTAAATGAATTTTATTTAGGTGGTCTAGATAAAATAAGAGGATTTAATTATACACAATTAACAGGAAGAAATGCTTATTATCAAAATGTAGAGCTTCGTTTTACTCTGTATAAAAATAGCTTTATTGCTTTTCAAATTGTTCCATTTTTTGACTATGGAAATACGACTGAACAATTTGATGATCTCTTTCATAATATTTATTCCAGTGTTGGGTTAGGTATAAGAATACCATTAATGAAAATTAATAAAATTGCTTTAAGATTAGATTATGCAACAACAATGGCTCCATTTAAAATGAATGGATTTAGTTTTGGATTACTTCAGTTTTTTTAA
- a CDS encoding methyl-accepting chemotaxis protein, which translates to MDIKEKPLNIKILLIIIPITVCSIGLYFVYQIIDTKKQFQIEFDNTIINSMVILKPSLSANIYNLEKNNVSNSIKGLFINENIHKALIFSEKKTLFTGVQIKPDKTYIDLPDETKISDFTEDLDFKTIQGVISKTKGNKSIYISPIIDQESKRFDGIMIIEADLSKLFSQILRMIIGAILGVLFCVISIIVLSFYIINKIITKPLANLTKEVGEKSDDIYATNQNLNVSFVKVSTLSESQTETMDKILQQMNKMVESVDVTNKRAEDCNRIVDNLNEKTKQGNSIVGTMISAVEKIDKASLNLKEISKIINNISAKATVINNIVSKTELLSLNASIEAARAGALGKGFSVVAEEVGNLAKMSGKAAKEIDNLITESQKVANAVILEMNNSVLEMKNNSSNVSKSFHEIAGEVVNILNNTKEIQNSTTLQSQSINEVQSSVNLAGSINSNAKDEMSGLINLGKEIDDQCEKLNQVMQSMNLIIAGKPSKISKTK; encoded by the coding sequence ATGGATATTAAAGAAAAACCTTTAAATATAAAAATCTTGCTGATAATTATTCCTATCACAGTATGTTCGATAGGTTTATACTTCGTTTATCAAATAATAGATACAAAAAAACAATTTCAAATAGAATTTGACAATACTATCATAAATTCTATGGTTATTTTAAAACCCTCTTTATCAGCTAATATTTATAATTTAGAAAAAAACAACGTATCTAATTCTATTAAAGGATTGTTTATTAATGAAAATATTCATAAAGCACTGATCTTTAGTGAAAAAAAGACACTATTTACCGGAGTTCAAATAAAACCTGATAAAACTTACATTGATCTTCCTGATGAGACAAAAATTTCAGATTTCACTGAAGATCTTGATTTTAAAACAATTCAAGGTGTCATTTCAAAAACAAAAGGCAATAAAAGCATTTATATATCCCCAATTATTGATCAAGAATCAAAAAGATTTGACGGAATTATGATTATTGAAGCCGATTTGAGTAAACTTTTTAGCCAAATTTTGCGAATGATCATCGGTGCTATTCTTGGAGTCTTGTTTTGTGTTATTTCGATTATTGTTTTATCTTTTTATATTATAAATAAAATAATTACAAAACCTTTAGCAAATTTAACAAAAGAAGTTGGTGAAAAATCAGATGATATATATGCGACAAATCAAAATTTAAATGTCTCTTTCGTAAAAGTATCAACTTTATCAGAATCGCAAACTGAAACTATGGATAAAATACTGCAACAGATGAATAAGATGGTTGAAAGTGTTGATGTTACAAATAAAAGAGCAGAAGACTGTAATAGAATTGTAGACAACTTAAATGAAAAGACTAAACAAGGGAACAGTATTGTTGGTACAATGATTTCTGCTGTTGAAAAAATTGATAAAGCAAGTTTAAATTTAAAAGAAATTTCTAAAATAATTAATAATATTTCTGCTAAAGCGACTGTAATAAATAATATTGTATCTAAAACAGAATTGCTATCTTTAAATGCTTCAATTGAAGCTGCAAGGGCAGGTGCACTGGGGAAAGGATTTTCTGTAGTAGCTGAAGAGGTTGGAAATTTAGCAAAAATGAGTGGAAAAGCTGCTAAAGAAATTGATAATCTTATAACAGAAAGTCAAAAAGTAGCTAATGCCGTAATATTGGAAATGAATAATAGTGTTCTTGAAATGAAAAATAATTCTAGTAATGTTTCAAAATCTTTTCATGAAATAGCAGGAGAAGTTGTTAATATATTAAATAATACAAAAGAAATTCAGAATTCAACTACTCTTCAATCGCAAAGCATTAATGAAGTACAAAGTTCAGTAAATTTAGCAGGTTCAATTAATTCTAATGCAAAAGATGAAATGAGCGGATTGATTAATTTAGGAAAAGAAATTGATGATCAATGTGAAAAACTTAACCAAGTCATGCAGTCAATGAATTTAATTATTGCTGGAAAACCGAGTAAAATTTCTAAAACGAAGTAA
- a CDS encoding ABC transporter substrate-binding protein has product MQLMNRKLFISILSLIPFFYVTSVQADVSEIKKKNILVVGVKDSLYPFGFVNEKSRTLEGYDIDFAKAIADKLGVKVELKPVTSANRIPLLMEDNVDLLACTMTITSERAKQINFSYPYFVSKQKFIVKKGTVKSLKDLENKKIGTTKGSTSEINAAKAIPSAKILSFDDYPQAFLALQQGKVFAITTDESILAGILSKATKKNDFELPSFDISKEPYGIGVNKKNPELLKIVNQTLLEMEKDGKADATFVKWFGPNSSVPLTKDFKITP; this is encoded by the coding sequence ATGCAATTAATGAACAGAAAATTATTTATTTCCATTCTTTCTTTAATCCCTTTTTTTTACGTTACAAGTGTTCAGGCTGACGTTAGCGAAATTAAGAAAAAAAATATCCTTGTTGTTGGTGTGAAAGATTCTTTGTATCCGTTCGGATTTGTGAATGAAAAATCTCGTACTCTAGAGGGTTATGATATTGATTTTGCAAAAGCTATAGCTGATAAATTAGGAGTAAAAGTAGAGTTGAAACCAGTGACATCAGCTAATAGAATACCACTGCTAATGGAAGATAATGTTGACTTATTAGCTTGCACAATGACTATAACTTCTGAACGAGCTAAACAAATTAATTTTAGTTATCCTTATTTTGTATCAAAACAAAAATTTATTGTAAAAAAGGGAACAGTGAAGTCTTTAAAAGACTTAGAAAATAAAAAAATAGGTACTACAAAAGGATCTACTTCGGAAATTAATGCTGCTAAAGCAATTCCAAGTGCTAAAATACTTTCTTTTGATGACTATCCCCAAGCTTTTTTAGCTCTCCAACAAGGAAAAGTATTTGCTATAACTACAGATGAATCGATTTTGGCTGGAATTCTTTCAAAAGCTACTAAGAAAAATGATTTTGAATTACCCTCATTCGATATTTCTAAAGAACCTTATGGTATCGGTGTTAATAAAAAGAATCCTGAATTGTTAAAAATTGTAAATCAAACTTTACTTGAAATGGAAAAAGATGGAAAAGCAGATGCAACATTTGTAAAATGGTTTGGCCCAAATTCCTCAGTTCCCTTAACAAAAGATTTTAAAATCACGCCCTAG